The Streptomyces sp. cg36 genomic interval GTCGTGCGTTGCCGACCATCCGAGGCAGGAGATCGTATGAGCGGCTATGCTGCGGCAGACGGCGCGCACAAATGTGCGCGACGCGCCGTTAGGGGCGGTAGCTCAGCCGGTTAGAGCAGCGGACTCATAATCCGTCGGCCGTGGGTTCGAGTCCCACCCGCCCCACTCTGCGTTCCCTGCGCGGAAACGTTTCAACCTGCGGACCCGGCTCTGCGCCCTGCCGGACGGGGGAGCTGAGGAGGAGCCCAGTGATCCCCTGCCGGCCCGAGAGGCAGACGATCAAGACGCAGAAAGGCCCCGACCACGTGCTGGTCGGGGCCTTCTTTGCTGTCACTGCCGTTCGGGCTTCGGGGTGATGAACCCCCGTTCGCTGGATGGAGGTACAGGGCCCCGCCCCGCCCCGGCCGCGGTCCTGCCAGGGGTACCGGCCGGGGCGGGGTGTCATCGGGGTGCAGGGTGCTCGCCGAGCCGACGGAGCAGCTGCACGGTGTCGACACAGCATCTGGCGAGGCGCTGCGCGTGCGCGTACTGCGCCGAGAGGTTGTCCGACTCGCTGTCCATGCCGAGCTGGCGGTGGGCCTCGGTGACGCCGAGGAGGACGCGGCTGCGTGACGGGTCGTCCACGGGCAGGCGTGCCTCGGCGTCCTGGAGGGCGGGCAGCAGCACCATCAGGTGGCCGCGGTAGCGAAGGGTCCGTGCCGTCGCGTCGTCCAGTGTCAGGGTGTCGGCGCGGGCCGGGGCGCCGTCGAGGAAGCGCCCGCACTCTCGCGCGATCCTGGCCAGGTCGGGCCGGATGGGGCCGGTCAGCTGCGGCGCGGCGGCCCGTCTTCGGCCGAGGCGGATGACTCCGTCGACCCCGGCCGGGACGCAGTAATCCTCCCGGCGCCGGGGCGGGGAGATCCAGTACGGCCCGGGCCGTTCCGTGCGGTGCACGGCGGGAACACCGAGCCACGTTGTGTCCGGGGCAAGCCGCTGCGCGTCCGGGGTGTTGAGGTGGGAGCAGGAGCCGAGCGGCACGAGGACGTAGTACGAGACGCTCGCGGCGTAGGCGTCGTGGATGACCGGCCCGTCGACCATGTGCGCCAGGTACGCGGCGACCGCGTCCGAATCGCCGCTCTGCGCGGCGGCGTGGACGATCTCGGCGGAGATGCGCACGGTGTCGAACGCGCGGCCCGTCGGCAGCATCGCCAGGCCATCCATCGTCCACTGGCCGCGGGCCGTTGCCGGTGCGGGGTGCGCGGAGGCGAGCCAGTCAGTGATGGCC includes:
- a CDS encoding DUF6415 family natural product biosynthesis protein — encoded protein: MHTNLTRRTTAITDWLASAHPAPATARGQWTMDGLAMLPTGRAFDTVRISAEIVHAAAQSGDSDAVAAYLAHMVDGPVIHDAYAASVSYYVLVPLGSCSHLNTPDAQRLAPDTTWLGVPAVHRTERPGPYWISPPRRREDYCVPAGVDGVIRLGRRRAAAPQLTGPIRPDLARIARECGRFLDGAPARADTLTLDDATARTLRYRGHLMVLLPALQDAEARLPVDDPSRSRVLLGVTEAHRQLGMDSESDNLSAQYAHAQRLARCCVDTVQLLRRLGEHPAPR